Proteins co-encoded in one Actinomadura luteofluorescens genomic window:
- a CDS encoding GNAT family N-acetyltransferase, whose amino-acid sequence MNSGNGLASLEQLPGYVLRPYHGHEDHGAMAAVRLGCAERDRIEARSVVEGLPTAAEIAEASAKLEDPSENQALVEHNGGVVGYSTIRRWQERDGTWLYLHRGYLLPEHRGQGIGSALLNWAESRIRQLVQQHGTAQTAVLGANAMASEQDATALLLDSGYRRVFSLVELELADLRQLPDGKPLPAGIRVGAVDPSSYRAAWKTVVDSYAEAAFTERWTFESFLATADPTCWRAAWDREDMAGVALCSIHRQDATVGEVEELSVRKESRRLGLGRALLLDGLRCLREHGAETARLYTGTANPHRSYDLYESVGFRRQNEHVRYRKPITV is encoded by the coding sequence GTGAACAGCGGCAACGGGCTTGCATCGCTAGAACAGTTGCCTGGCTACGTCCTCCGGCCATATCACGGCCACGAAGACCACGGAGCCATGGCCGCTGTGCGGCTCGGCTGTGCGGAGCGGGACCGGATCGAGGCCCGCTCGGTTGTGGAAGGTCTCCCGACGGCAGCCGAGATCGCCGAAGCCTCCGCCAAGCTCGAAGACCCATCCGAGAACCAGGCATTGGTGGAGCACAACGGTGGTGTCGTCGGCTACTCGACGATCAGGCGGTGGCAGGAGCGGGACGGGACGTGGTTGTACCTGCACCGCGGCTACCTGCTGCCCGAGCACCGCGGCCAGGGCATCGGCTCAGCCCTGCTCAACTGGGCAGAAAGCCGTATCCGCCAGCTCGTGCAACAGCATGGAACCGCACAGACGGCCGTGCTCGGCGCGAACGCCATGGCCTCTGAACAGGATGCGACGGCGCTACTGCTCGACTCGGGATACCGGCGTGTCTTCAGCCTGGTAGAGCTGGAGCTGGCCGATCTCCGACAGCTCCCCGACGGCAAGCCGTTGCCAGCCGGCATCCGAGTCGGAGCCGTCGATCCAAGCAGCTACCGCGCGGCCTGGAAAACGGTCGTCGATTCATATGCGGAGGCCGCCTTCACCGAGAGGTGGACGTTCGAGAGCTTCCTCGCCACGGCCGACCCGACCTGCTGGCGGGCTGCTTGGGATCGGGAAGATATGGCCGGTGTCGCCCTGTGCTCCATCCATCGGCAGGACGCCACCGTGGGCGAAGTCGAAGAATTGAGCGTCCGGAAAGAGTCAAGGCGTCTGGGACTTGGGCGAGCCCTGCTACTGGACGGGTTGCGATGCCTTCGCGAGCACGGTGCAGAGACGGCCCGGTTGTACACCGGCACCGCGAATCCGCACCGATCCTACGACCTCTACGAGAGCGTAGGGTTCCGGCGCCAGAATGAGCACGTCCGCTACCGCAAGCCGATCACCGTCTGA
- a CDS encoding DUF397 domain-containing protein, with protein MGRSHLLRDEVRTLSTAVWRKAARSSNNGGDCVEVARVGEVVAVRDSKDPDGPKLLLTPQALGRLSAAIKNA; from the coding sequence GTGGGCCGATCTCATCTTCTGCGCGACGAGGTTAGGACCCTGAGTACCGCCGTATGGCGCAAGGCGGCCCGTAGTTCCAACAACGGCGGCGACTGCGTCGAGGTCGCCCGCGTCGGCGAGGTCGTGGCCGTCCGTGACAGCAAGGACCCGGACGGCCCCAAGCTTCTCCTCACTCCCCAGGCGCTCGGGCGCCTCAGTGCGGCCATCAAGAACGCCTAG
- a CDS encoding epoxide hydrolase family protein, whose product MPRPTSDVRAFEARATDADLDDLRARLAAARLPEAETVRRTAPGPRRWDQGVPLADLVDVVDYWRTGYRWRSFEERLDRIGQFRTTIDGLGVHFLHRRSARADATPLILTHGWPGSIAEFVDVVDELADPKDPDAPAFHVVAPSLPGFGYSDRPAVTGWGTEKIAAAWVELMGRLGYGRFLAHGGDWGGNITTVLGGRFPAHVLGIHTLFAEAPPGLPTDGLTTAERQWTEDTRDFWRHRAAYAKQQATRPQTIGYSLVDSPVGLLAWILDKFAEWSDTEDSPFETISRDRILDDVTLYWLTRTGASAARIYYESHNSLDPELRVDVPSAITMYPRDVEKCPRPWAKERYRQIVRWNSPEKGGHFPSLEVPEYFVKDLREGLAAVLAATR is encoded by the coding sequence ATGCCGCGCCCGACCAGCGACGTTCGAGCTTTCGAAGCCCGCGCGACCGACGCCGACCTCGACGATCTGCGCGCGCGGCTGGCCGCGGCGCGGCTGCCGGAGGCCGAGACGGTCCGTCGCACCGCGCCCGGCCCTCGCCGATGGGACCAGGGCGTGCCTCTCGCCGACCTCGTCGATGTCGTGGACTACTGGCGCACCGGGTATAGGTGGCGGTCGTTCGAAGAGCGCCTCGACCGCATCGGCCAGTTCCGCACGACCATCGATGGTCTGGGCGTCCACTTCCTGCACCGCCGATCCGCGCGCGCTGACGCCACCCCTTTGATCCTCACGCACGGCTGGCCGGGCAGCATCGCCGAGTTCGTCGACGTGGTGGACGAGCTGGCGGATCCGAAAGACCCGGACGCCCCCGCATTCCACGTCGTGGCGCCGTCGCTACCGGGCTTCGGCTACAGCGACAGGCCGGCCGTCACCGGGTGGGGAACGGAAAAGATCGCGGCCGCATGGGTCGAACTGATGGGGAGGCTCGGCTACGGCAGGTTCCTGGCCCACGGCGGCGACTGGGGAGGCAACATCACCACGGTCCTCGGCGGCAGGTTCCCGGCGCACGTCCTCGGCATCCACACCCTGTTCGCGGAGGCGCCGCCCGGATTGCCGACGGACGGGCTGACGACGGCCGAGCGCCAGTGGACCGAGGACACCCGCGATTTCTGGCGCCACCGCGCGGCGTACGCCAAGCAGCAGGCGACCCGGCCACAGACCATCGGCTACTCGCTCGTCGACTCGCCAGTCGGGCTCCTCGCCTGGATCCTCGACAAGTTCGCCGAATGGTCCGACACCGAGGACAGCCCGTTCGAGACGATCTCCCGCGACAGGATCCTCGACGACGTCACCCTCTACTGGCTGACGCGGACCGGCGCGTCGGCGGCCCGCATCTATTACGAGAGCCACAACTCGCTCGATCCCGAACTCCGGGTCGACGTGCCGTCGGCCATCACGATGTACCCGCGCGATGTCGAGAAGTGTCCGCGCCCCTGGGCAAAGGAGCGGTACCGCCAGATCGTCCGCTGGAACTCGCCCGAGAAGGGCGGACACTTCCCGTCGCTGGAGGTTCCCGAGTACTTCGTCAAGGACCTGCGGGAAGGTCTCGCGGCGGTGCTGGCCGCCACCCGGTGA